Proteins from a genomic interval of Aquabacterium sp. J223:
- a CDS encoding 2-hydroxychromene-2-carboxylate isomerase has protein sequence MDIDYYFAPHSPWSYLGHQRLWDLARAHRATLHVLPVDLGGKVFPVSGGLPLSKRAPQRQAYRLVELRRFSEWLGQPLNPQPRFFPVQPDDAARLIIAVDLHDGTDAAMRFAGAVMRAVWVQERNIADEATLAALLTEQDLPAQRLEQSHSQQVHERYEADTQRAIDLGVFGAPSYVIDGEIFWGQDRLDFVERKLSPRP, from the coding sequence ATGGACATCGACTACTACTTCGCGCCCCATTCCCCCTGGAGCTACCTGGGCCACCAGCGCCTGTGGGACCTGGCCCGCGCACACCGGGCGACGCTGCACGTGCTGCCGGTGGACCTGGGCGGCAAGGTGTTCCCGGTGTCCGGCGGGCTGCCGCTGTCCAAGCGGGCGCCGCAACGCCAGGCCTACCGCCTGGTCGAGCTGCGCCGCTTCAGCGAGTGGCTGGGCCAGCCGCTGAACCCGCAGCCGCGCTTCTTCCCCGTGCAGCCCGACGACGCGGCCCGGCTCATCATCGCCGTCGACCTGCACGACGGCACCGACGCGGCCATGCGCTTCGCCGGCGCGGTGATGCGCGCGGTGTGGGTGCAGGAGCGCAACATCGCCGACGAGGCGACGCTGGCCGCGCTGCTGACCGAGCAGGACCTGCCGGCCCAGCGGCTGGAGCAGTCGCATTCGCAGCAGGTGCATGAGCGCTACGAAGCCGACACCCAGCGGGCCATCGACCTCGGCGTGTTCGGCGCGCCGAGTTACGTGATCGACGGCGAGATCTTCTGGGGCCAGGACCGGCTCGACTTCGTCGAGCGGAAGTTGAGCCCCCGGCCGTAG
- a CDS encoding cache domain-containing protein produces the protein MHWKTTLAAVVLACNATVATAETMGDGKALLGAAVAELKTKGPDAAIQEFNSGGKWVKGNMYVVMADFTGVMLVHSANQKIVGKNMFEVKDATGRLFVQEAIKAAQSGAGETAIPLRWMNPTTKKIDSGHIIVTRASGKDAYVGAVYFE, from the coding sequence ATGCATTGGAAGACCACCCTTGCCGCCGTTGTGCTGGCCTGCAACGCCACCGTGGCGACGGCGGAAACGATGGGCGACGGCAAGGCGCTGCTGGGTGCTGCCGTGGCCGAGCTGAAGACCAAGGGCCCCGACGCCGCGATCCAGGAGTTCAACAGCGGCGGCAAGTGGGTCAAGGGCAACATGTACGTCGTCATGGCCGACTTCACCGGCGTGATGCTCGTCCATTCGGCGAACCAGAAGATCGTCGGCAAGAACATGTTCGAGGTGAAGGACGCGACCGGCCGCCTGTTCGTGCAGGAAGCCATCAAGGCCGCCCAGTCGGGTGCCGGCGAGACCGCCATCCCGCTGCGCTGGATGAACCCGACGACCAAGAAGATCGACTCCGGCCACATCATCGTCACCCGGGCTTCGGGCAAGGACGCCTACGTCGGCGCGGTGTACTTCGAGTAA
- a CDS encoding DUF2946 family protein, producing the protein MDPIVEAALKKWPQVPHCWDWLGLDARGDWYLRDDPTQAAGPFARVKGSRLQHEGLCDFIGRNYQADEHGAWYFQNGPQRVYVELEAAPWVWRLAADGTVRSHTGRPATVQGCWLDESDRLFLHTDVGFGLLFSLDTLAASDALDAGRWPAPQVLPFAEMPGRFGYRLSPAADRQRTP; encoded by the coding sequence ATGGACCCGATCGTCGAAGCCGCGCTGAAGAAGTGGCCCCAGGTGCCGCACTGCTGGGACTGGCTGGGCCTGGACGCGCGCGGCGACTGGTACCTGCGCGACGACCCGACGCAGGCGGCCGGCCCCTTCGCCCGGGTCAAGGGCAGCCGCCTGCAGCACGAGGGGCTGTGCGACTTCATCGGCCGCAACTACCAGGCCGACGAGCACGGCGCCTGGTACTTCCAGAACGGACCGCAGCGGGTCTACGTCGAGCTGGAAGCCGCGCCGTGGGTGTGGCGCCTGGCGGCCGACGGCACCGTGCGGTCGCACACCGGCCGGCCGGCGACGGTGCAGGGCTGCTGGCTGGACGAGTCCGACCGGCTGTTCCTCCACACCGACGTCGGCTTCGGCCTGCTGTTCTCGCTGGACACGCTGGCCGCGTCCGACGCGCTGGACGCCGGCCGCTGGCCGGCGCCGCAGGTCTTGCCCTTCGCCGAGATGCCGGGCCGCTTCGGCTACCGGCTGAGCCCGGCGGCCGACCGGCAGCGCACGCCATGA